Proteins encoded in a region of the Peptococcus niger genome:
- a CDS encoding LysR family transcriptional regulator yields the protein MEYLLAIEEAGSLSKAAERLYMTHSALSTALTQLENEIGEKIFIRSHQGAKMTEFGQAYLTLAKQILMTYQKMLDLKCNYHPVIQYNIASIATLSNNILLKAISQFQQEHHDVVISSYEVEPHEVLERIQNYNCDIGLSFIESDEVERITYLANKNDIIWEPVYKDFMCLYVNQYSSLLKKNKVCHSDLSKLTAVSINHRQFDKKKFYYINNIDERFQLSFSNQEVIKKLIAESHDGNIVAYFPKLLAYDDFYIKSGKLLPVDIEDETHEIIYYLAYKEKKKPYLKDLLEYIKNVFRMISENGVE from the coding sequence TTGGAATACTTACTAGCAATAGAAGAAGCTGGCTCTCTTTCCAAGGCTGCAGAGCGATTATATATGACACATTCGGCTTTGAGCACGGCTTTGACGCAATTAGAAAATGAAATTGGAGAAAAAATATTTATTCGCTCTCATCAAGGAGCTAAAATGACAGAATTTGGGCAAGCATATTTAACATTAGCAAAACAGATTCTTATGACTTATCAAAAAATGCTTGATTTAAAATGTAATTATCATCCTGTGATTCAATATAATATTGCATCCATTGCAACACTTTCCAATAATATCTTATTAAAAGCAATTTCCCAATTTCAACAAGAGCATCATGATGTCGTTATTTCTTCATATGAAGTTGAACCTCATGAGGTTTTAGAAAGAATTCAAAATTATAATTGTGATATAGGACTTTCCTTTATTGAGAGTGATGAAGTGGAAAGAATTACATATTTAGCGAATAAAAATGATATTATCTGGGAACCGGTTTATAAAGATTTTATGTGCCTGTATGTAAACCAATACAGCTCTTTGTTAAAAAAAAATAAAGTCTGTCATTCGGATTTAAGCAAGTTAACTGCTGTAAGCATCAATCATCGCCAATTTGATAAAAAGAAATTCTATTATATTAATAATATAGATGAACGATTTCAACTATCATTTAGCAACCAAGAAGTAATAAAAAAACTCATTGCGGAATCTCATGATGGTAATATTGTTGCTTACTTTCCAAAATTATTAGCTTATGACGATTTTTATATTAAATCAGGAAAGTTGCTTCCTGTTGATATTGAAGATGAGACTCATGAAATTATTTATTACCTAGCTTATAAAGAAAAAAAGAAGCCTTACCTAAAAGATCTTTTAGAATATATAAAAAATGTATTTCGAATGATTTCAGAGAACGGAGTAGAGTAA
- a CDS encoding ECF transporter S component, which produces MNTKSITQVGVFIAIGIILPPVFHAVGLGNIVLPMHFAPLLCGLFSGPKEGFMCGIILPIASFIIMAMPPLYPVGISMCIELSAYGFVIGLLMQRLLLHIGVYLSSMVALISAMLAGRLLSGVFYFIFFQFHGEVYTWSIFLSTMFIKALPGIIIQIIIIPFLATVILKKSNGSTLFSRKE; this is translated from the coding sequence ATGAATACAAAATCTATTACGCAAGTAGGAGTATTTATTGCTATAGGAATTATTTTACCGCCTGTATTTCATGCTGTAGGATTAGGAAACATAGTACTTCCAATGCATTTTGCACCTCTTTTATGTGGGCTTTTTTCCGGCCCAAAAGAAGGGTTTATGTGTGGTATAATTTTACCAATAGCATCTTTTATTATAATGGCTATGCCTCCTCTTTATCCTGTAGGAATATCTATGTGTATAGAACTTTCTGCTTATGGGTTTGTCATTGGTTTGTTAATGCAACGCTTACTTCTGCATATTGGAGTATATCTTTCTTCAATGGTCGCACTCATATCAGCAATGCTTGCAGGACGATTACTTTCAGGTGTTTTTTATTTTATATTTTTTCAATTCCATGGGGAAGTATATACGTGGTCTATTTTTTTATCTACCATGTTTATAAAAGCTCTCCCCGGAATTATAATTCAAATTATTATAATCCCCTTTTTAGCAACAGTGATTTTAAAAAAGAGTAATGGAAGTACGCTTTTTTCTCGAAAGGAATGA
- a CDS encoding tripartite tricarboxylate transporter substrate binding protein, with product MKKLISAGLIVTLLFLVGCSSGTEGKSDEEYPKKDITLIVPFTAGGASDVQARIVEKYFKKEFGVGLIFQYKEGAGGEKGFTELAQAPNDGYTIGTINMPHIVLQPLGRETQFTYKDFDYIGEMVKDPQILAVKSDSEYNTLQDVLEATKKKKLTIGTVGTLTGNYMAALDLMKKANVEFEIVPFEGSADQVIALQGGHVDVIMGNLNDLARDKEQYKMLAISTEKPHEMLPDVKTFKEQGYDVQSEITRLFATPKGIDPKKLEILRKGFANIASNPEYLKEMKNIGQPECWVGGEELEKNIEKENTRYKELLESFDLLKK from the coding sequence ATGAAGAAATTAATATCAGCAGGACTTATAGTCACTTTGCTATTTCTTGTTGGGTGTTCTAGCGGAACGGAAGGAAAGTCAGATGAAGAATATCCTAAGAAGGATATTACACTGATTGTACCATTTACAGCAGGTGGGGCTAGCGATGTACAGGCGCGCATTGTAGAGAAATATTTTAAAAAGGAATTCGGTGTAGGATTAATTTTTCAATATAAAGAAGGTGCTGGAGGAGAAAAAGGTTTTACAGAGTTGGCTCAAGCCCCCAATGATGGATATACCATTGGAACAATTAATATGCCACATATTGTTTTACAGCCATTAGGCAGAGAAACACAATTTACCTATAAAGATTTTGATTATATTGGTGAAATGGTTAAAGACCCCCAAATTTTGGCAGTTAAGTCTGATAGTGAATATAACACCTTACAGGATGTTTTAGAAGCAACAAAGAAGAAAAAATTAACCATTGGTACTGTAGGTACTTTAACAGGAAATTACATGGCTGCTTTAGATTTAATGAAAAAAGCTAATGTAGAATTTGAAATTGTACCTTTTGAAGGTTCAGCTGACCAAGTCATTGCATTACAAGGTGGGCATGTAGATGTCATTATGGGAAATCTAAATGATTTGGCCCGAGATAAAGAACAATATAAAATGTTGGCCATTTCTACCGAAAAACCTCATGAAATGTTGCCAGACGTCAAAACGTTTAAAGAGCAAGGCTATGATGTCCAGAGTGAAATAACAAGATTATTTGCTACCCCAAAAGGTATAGACCCGAAAAAACTTGAAATTTTGCGCAAAGGTTTTGCTAACATTGCGTCTAATCCGGAATACTTAAAAGAAATGAAAAACATTGGACAGCCTGAATGCTGGGTTGGAGGGGAAGAGTTAGAAAAAAACATTGAAAAGGAAAATACTCGTTATAAAGAACTTCTAGAATCCTTTGATTTATTAAAAAAATAA
- a CDS encoding tripartite tricarboxylate transporter TctB family protein, which translates to MNMKKATYIMGGIILLLCFLAWFQTNTITPPAEIYPRALLIITAGLTLIMLLRTIQGKSALFFEKPFENARLIQVLVVIVLTGIFILGMQFLGFYVSTFLFILFGTLYLEENISKHSVVSAIVLGLVVDGIVYVTFNVFLSVPTPVGVLI; encoded by the coding sequence ATGAACATGAAAAAAGCCACCTACATTATGGGCGGAATAATCTTGCTGTTGTGTTTTTTAGCATGGTTCCAGACCAATACAATAACTCCTCCAGCAGAGATTTACCCGCGTGCCCTTCTTATAATAACTGCAGGGTTAACCTTAATAATGTTATTACGAACCATACAAGGAAAGTCTGCTCTATTTTTTGAAAAACCATTTGAAAATGCACGTTTAATTCAAGTGCTTGTTGTTATCGTTTTGACTGGGATTTTTATTTTAGGAATGCAATTTTTGGGCTTTTATGTTTCAACATTTCTTTTTATCTTGTTTGGAACCTTGTATTTAGAAGAAAACATAAGTAAGCACTCTGTTGTTTCGGCTATTGTTCTAGGTCTTGTTGTTGATGGAATTGTCTATGTAACTTTCAATGTATTTTTATCAGTGCCTACCCCTGTAGGAGTTCTGATTTAA
- a CDS encoding tripartite tricarboxylate transporter permease, translating into MMTDIVSGLINVFHPISILIMIASLSGGVVVGTLPGLSATMGVALLVPLTFGMDPALGLLMLGGMYVGAIYGGSNSAILINTPGTPSAICTTFDGFPMTKMGKPLKALSIALLASAFGGIIGNIFLFTATEPLAKFSLRFGPPEYFWLAIFGLTIISSLSRENFIKGILSGSLGLLIATIGIDLMTGHERFTFGINALTSGINSIAIMIGIFAFSQVLILVDENESYIAKTTPQPGVVLETAKELISKFKLLLLRSSLIGTIVGIMPGAGGNIAAFVAYDVSKNASKEPEAFGKGAMAGIASSESSNNAVCSSSLIPLFALGIPGSPVAAVLMGGLLAHGITPGPKLFSMHADVAYTFILGMFLANLLLIPVGIVGMRIFVRVLNVRSHYIAIVVTVLAVIGSYAIRNSMLDVMVMFISGSIGYFVFKIGLSSGSLILGVILGPIIEKGFSQSLLISNSEGIIQTFFLRPISLVLIVCCIVSAFLPPLMEKKFNKVGDR; encoded by the coding sequence ATGATGACAGATATAGTTTCAGGATTAATAAATGTTTTTCATCCAATTAGTATTTTGATTATGATTGCGTCTTTATCAGGTGGCGTTGTTGTTGGAACTCTACCAGGACTATCAGCAACGATGGGGGTCGCATTACTAGTTCCGCTAACATTTGGAATGGACCCAGCATTAGGACTTCTAATGCTGGGTGGGATGTATGTAGGAGCTATATACGGAGGTTCCAACTCGGCTATTTTAATAAACACTCCAGGGACGCCTTCAGCTATATGTACTACCTTTGATGGTTTTCCAATGACAAAAATGGGAAAACCTCTTAAAGCGCTGTCGATTGCTTTACTAGCTTCTGCGTTTGGTGGAATCATCGGTAATATTTTCTTATTCACTGCTACTGAACCTCTTGCAAAATTTTCTTTACGATTCGGGCCTCCGGAATATTTTTGGTTAGCAATATTTGGTCTAACGATTATTTCATCTCTATCTAGAGAGAATTTTATAAAAGGTATTCTCTCCGGATCGTTAGGTCTACTAATTGCAACTATTGGCATTGATTTGATGACAGGTCATGAACGTTTTACCTTTGGCATCAATGCCTTAACATCTGGAATAAATAGCATTGCCATTATGATTGGTATATTTGCTTTTTCTCAAGTATTGATACTTGTGGATGAAAATGAAAGCTATATTGCAAAGACGACTCCACAGCCAGGTGTTGTTTTGGAAACGGCTAAAGAATTGATAAGTAAATTCAAATTATTATTGTTGCGATCTTCATTAATTGGCACAATAGTTGGAATTATGCCGGGTGCAGGAGGAAATATTGCAGCATTTGTTGCTTATGATGTTTCTAAAAATGCTTCAAAAGAGCCGGAAGCATTTGGTAAAGGAGCCATGGCTGGTATTGCAAGTAGTGAATCATCCAATAATGCTGTTTGCAGTTCATCGTTGATTCCACTATTTGCATTAGGTATTCCAGGTAGTCCCGTTGCTGCAGTTTTAATGGGAGGGCTTTTAGCGCATGGTATTACGCCAGGGCCTAAACTTTTCTCAATGCATGCGGATGTTGCTTATACTTTTATATTAGGTATGTTTTTGGCAAACTTACTTCTAATTCCTGTAGGCATAGTTGGTATGCGAATCTTTGTACGCGTGTTAAATGTTCGCAGCCATTATATAGCTATAGTGGTTACCGTTCTTGCTGTTATTGGAAGCTATGCTATCCGTAATAGTATGCTAGATGTTATGGTAATGTTTATTTCCGGAAGTATTGGCTATTTTGTTTTTAAAATTGGATTATCCTCAGGCTCTTTAATTTTAGGGGTTATACTGGGGCCAATTATTGAAAAAGGATTTAGCCAGTCGCTTTTAATTTCAAATTCTGAAGGGATTATTCAAACCTTTTTCTTACGACCCATTTCATTGGTGCTTATCGTATGCTGCATTGTCTCCGCTTTTTTACCACCATTAATGGAAAAGAAATTTAATAAAGTAGGTGATAGATAA
- a CDS encoding UxaA family hydrolase codes for MEKHKFLIHAEGDDVGVAIEDIKKGEKVIGVDLSTNNRMTIEALNDIPLGHKIALKDKKVGEDLIKYSEIVGEVTQDFRTGNWVHTHNMRTKRWNYGA; via the coding sequence ATGGAAAAGCATAAGTTTTTAATTCATGCTGAAGGTGACGATGTTGGCGTTGCAATTGAGGATATCAAAAAAGGTGAAAAAGTTATAGGCGTAGATTTATCTACAAATAATCGAATGACAATTGAAGCCTTAAATGACATCCCTTTAGGGCATAAAATTGCCTTGAAAGACAAAAAAGTAGGCGAGGATTTAATAAAATACAGCGAGATCGTAGGAGAGGTAACACAAGATTTCCGTACGGGTAATTGGGTGCATACGCATAATATGAGAACAAAGAGGTGGAATTATGGTGCATAA
- a CDS encoding UxaA family hydrolase, whose amino-acid sequence MVHKFKGYRRDNGMVGVRNHVIILPVDDLSNAACKAVANNIAGTMALPHPYGRLQFGEDLELHFKTLIGAGSNPNVAAVVVIGIEPIWAEHIAKGISATGKPVAYFGIENHGDLETIRMASQKAKEFVHYATSLEKVECDLSELIISFKCGESDTTSGLAGNPVAGVVGDKLVENGGTVIIGETPETTGGEHVLAKHFISDEVAQEYLAMHKKYMDLIDAQGADLLGSQPTQGNIAGGLTTIEEKAMGNIQKAGKTPMKGVLDYCEAPPSKGKFFMNTSSAAAECVTMMMAAGAAIHLFITGQGNIIGNPIEPVVKISANPHTCDVMAEHIDVDCSGVLTLEKTLEESADEVIDFILQTAKGRFTSAEVLNHKEFVLTRLFLSA is encoded by the coding sequence ATGGTGCATAAATTTAAAGGTTACAGACGTGACAATGGAATGGTTGGGGTACGCAACCATGTTATTATTCTTCCAGTAGATGATCTATCTAATGCAGCGTGTAAGGCTGTAGCAAATAATATTGCTGGAACAATGGCTCTGCCCCATCCTTACGGTCGATTACAATTTGGGGAAGATTTGGAACTGCATTTTAAGACATTGATTGGTGCAGGTTCCAATCCTAATGTAGCAGCAGTTGTTGTTATTGGAATTGAACCTATTTGGGCAGAACATATTGCAAAAGGAATAAGTGCAACTGGCAAGCCTGTGGCATATTTCGGTATTGAAAATCATGGTGATTTGGAAACCATAAGAATGGCTTCTCAAAAAGCTAAAGAATTTGTTCATTATGCAACATCTCTAGAAAAAGTTGAGTGCGATCTAAGTGAACTTATCATTAGCTTTAAATGTGGCGAATCTGATACAACGTCAGGTTTAGCTGGTAACCCTGTTGCTGGTGTAGTTGGAGATAAATTAGTTGAAAATGGAGGAACGGTTATTATAGGTGAGACCCCTGAAACAACGGGGGGTGAACATGTATTAGCTAAACATTTTATTTCTGATGAAGTCGCTCAAGAATATTTGGCAATGCATAAGAAATATATGGATTTGATTGATGCTCAGGGTGCAGATTTACTTGGTTCCCAGCCAACACAAGGTAATATTGCTGGTGGATTAACAACCATTGAAGAGAAGGCTATGGGAAATATCCAGAAAGCAGGAAAAACACCAATGAAAGGTGTTTTAGATTATTGTGAAGCTCCTCCTTCAAAAGGAAAATTCTTTATGAATACTTCTTCAGCTGCGGCGGAATGTGTAACCATGATGATGGCTGCTGGTGCTGCAATACATCTTTTTATTACTGGACAAGGCAATATTATTGGCAATCCCATTGAACCAGTTGTTAAGATTTCCGCAAATCCACATACATGCGATGTAATGGCAGAGCATATTGACGTAGATTGCAGTGGCGTTTTAACCTTGGAGAAAACGTTAGAAGAATCTGCAGATGAAGTTATTGACTTTATTCTCCAAACGGCTAAAGGACGTTTCACTAGTGCTGAAGTATTGAATCACAAGGAGTTTGTTTTAACGCGTCTTTTCTTGAGTGCATAA
- a CDS encoding LUD domain-containing protein → MPNMKKQIADYAEDITKASNDENIQKALSRAIASYRKNVEDALERYPHTVKMAEEVKQIKLDALARWPELMEEASEAIRRNHGQAHFAKDGADCIAKIHEIIGPRREIVKGKSMLGEEIHLRQELAKLGHDVWETDLGEFILQLKDERPMHIMSPAIHMPREQVAEIFSKFFGRDIAPDVAEEVAAVRDFLREKYFTADVGISGANAVAAETGQIAIIENEGNVRLCTGVPPVHIAVVGIEKLVPTFMDAMKVCEVNWRYGQYGAPGYLNVISGPSKTGDIEKVTTYGAHGPREFHVIFVDNGRSEMIADPRYREAALCLRCGGCMYECPVFALTAGHFGHTYMGGIGGIWTAFVEDKKEEATPVLYNCLRCGRCIERCPMKIDVPSMTAQLREDVMKEYE, encoded by the coding sequence ATGCCTAATATGAAAAAACAAATAGCGGACTATGCAGAGGACATCACAAAAGCTTCAAATGATGAAAATATCCAGAAGGCTTTAAGCCGCGCAATTGCTTCCTATCGAAAAAATGTCGAGGATGCCCTGGAGCGCTACCCGCATACCGTTAAAATGGCGGAAGAAGTCAAGCAAATAAAGCTTGACGCCTTAGCCCGCTGGCCGGAACTCATGGAAGAGGCTTCTGAAGCCATTCGCCGCAACCACGGCCAAGCGCATTTTGCGAAAGATGGCGCCGACTGTATCGCTAAAATTCATGAGATCATCGGTCCGCGCCGTGAAATTGTAAAAGGCAAGAGCATGCTCGGTGAAGAAATCCATTTACGGCAAGAATTGGCCAAGTTGGGTCATGACGTTTGGGAAACCGATCTGGGTGAATTCATTTTACAGCTAAAAGATGAACGCCCGATGCATATTATGTCCCCGGCCATCCATATGCCGCGCGAACAGGTGGCGGAGATCTTTTCAAAGTTCTTTGGACGTGACATTGCGCCGGACGTTGCCGAAGAAGTGGCTGCCGTGCGTGACTTTTTGCGTGAAAAATACTTTACCGCAGATGTGGGCATTTCAGGGGCCAATGCTGTGGCTGCCGAGACCGGGCAAATTGCCATTATAGAAAATGAGGGCAATGTTCGTCTGTGCACAGGCGTGCCACCCGTTCACATAGCTGTCGTTGGCATTGAAAAGCTGGTGCCGACCTTTATGGATGCGATGAAGGTTTGTGAAGTCAATTGGCGGTATGGTCAATATGGGGCACCGGGGTACTTAAATGTCATCAGCGGGCCAAGCAAGACCGGTGACATTGAAAAAGTAACCACCTACGGTGCGCACGGACCCCGTGAATTCCACGTCATCTTTGTGGACAATGGCCGGTCTGAGATGATTGCAGACCCGCGGTATCGTGAAGCGGCTTTGTGCTTGCGCTGTGGCGGATGTATGTATGAATGTCCGGTTTTTGCATTGACAGCAGGCCATTTCGGGCATACCTATATGGGTGGCATCGGTGGCATTTGGACCGCTTTCGTGGAAGACAAGAAGGAAGAAGCAACGCCGGTTTTATACAACTGCCTGCGGTGCGGACGCTGCATTGAGCGCTGCCCGATGAAAATTGATGTTCCAAGCATGACCGCTCAATTGCGGGAAGATGTGATGAAGGAGTATGAATAA
- a CDS encoding lactate racemase domain-containing protein, giving the protein MYKKNEKEKIKKLLENITIPETYQIKQKLKQEKIDNISEEINYQFYKNEFYSELISRIKDKRKIGIAVGSRGIANLDKIVKSLVDCLIQFKNIDVIIIPAMGSHGGATADGQKDILAEYGITEEKMGVPIIKNMDTVILTNVDGEAVYWDKMAASLDAVVLINRVKPHTSFRHNVESGLFKIASIGLGNQTGAAAIHKAGFKTLGDRIEKIGRYIFNQGNILFGVAILENAFDETQSIHFIFPENIPTVEPQLLKLAKKNIPQIPFENADVLIVNEIGKNYSGPGADPNVTGRFASGIHSTGFQTTSLAFLNLSYESHGNANGLGVADVVTQNLVSQMDLVAGYTNTLTSTLSENAKIPMIMPDEELAIKAAIKFSHQTNLEQLKLIRIKNTLELETMEISRALLREAAEKDNIEIITGPEKMLFKNRRGL; this is encoded by the coding sequence ATGTATAAAAAAAATGAAAAAGAAAAAATAAAGAAGCTTTTGGAAAATATAACTATACCTGAGACATATCAAATCAAACAAAAACTAAAACAAGAAAAAATTGATAATATTTCTGAAGAAATAAATTATCAGTTTTATAAAAATGAGTTTTATAGTGAGTTAATCAGTAGAATAAAAGATAAAAGAAAAATAGGTATTGCTGTTGGTAGTAGAGGAATTGCTAATCTAGATAAAATTGTTAAATCTCTTGTCGATTGTTTAATACAGTTTAAAAATATCGATGTTATCATCATTCCAGCGATGGGCAGTCATGGGGGAGCAACAGCAGATGGCCAAAAAGATATTTTAGCAGAATATGGGATTACGGAAGAAAAGATGGGCGTCCCTATTATAAAAAATATGGATACCGTTATATTGACAAACGTTGATGGAGAGGCTGTTTATTGGGATAAGATGGCTGCCTCTTTAGATGCTGTTGTGTTAATTAATAGGGTGAAACCGCATACGTCTTTTAGGCACAATGTTGAAAGTGGGTTATTTAAAATTGCTTCTATTGGTCTTGGCAACCAGACAGGAGCTGCAGCTATACATAAAGCAGGTTTTAAGACTTTAGGTGATAGGATCGAAAAAATAGGACGCTATATTTTTAATCAAGGAAATATTTTGTTCGGCGTTGCAATTTTAGAAAATGCATTTGATGAAACACAATCAATTCACTTCATTTTTCCGGAAAATATACCTACTGTTGAGCCCCAACTACTGAAGCTTGCAAAAAAGAATATACCTCAAATTCCTTTTGAGAACGCTGATGTCTTAATTGTTAATGAAATTGGAAAAAATTATAGCGGGCCTGGTGCAGATCCGAACGTAACAGGTCGATTTGCAAGTGGAATTCATTCAACGGGATTTCAAACTACTTCTCTAGCATTTTTAAATTTATCATATGAAAGTCATGGAAATGCCAACGGGCTTGGTGTTGCAGATGTTGTCACTCAAAATTTAGTTAGTCAAATGGATTTAGTAGCTGGATATACCAATACACTTACCAGCACGCTATCTGAGAATGCAAAGATTCCAATGATTATGCCAGATGAAGAATTAGCGATTAAAGCAGCGATAAAATTTTCACACCAAACAAATCTTGAACAGCTAAAATTGATTAGAATAAAAAATACATTAGAATTAGAAACTATGGAAATCTCTAGAGCATTACTAAGAGAAGCAGCTGAGAAAGATAATATAGAAATAATCACTGGGCCTGAGAAAATGCTTTTTAAAAATAGGAGAGGCTTATGA